In the bacterium SCSIO 12741 genome, AACGATGTAAAAGTGTGCCAGGAATGTGGTACAGAAATTAGAGGCCGAGCGGACAAGAAATACTGTGATGATAGTTGTCGCAACGCCTGGTTTAACCGCCACAACCGAACCACTGGAAATTATATGCGAAAAGTAAACCGAATCCTAAAAAACAACCGAAGAATTCTCGAAGAGCTTAACCCCAAAGGAACTTCGAAAAGTACACGCAAAGTGCTGCATCGAGAGGGCTTTAATTTCGATTTCTACACCAACATTTACCGAACCAAAACCGGAAAAGAATACCACTTCTGTTACGAACAAGGCTACCTGGACATCGGCAATGGTCATTATGCCCTGGTACTCAAAAAAGATTACATCGAATGAAAACACGAGACCTTATTCAGGAAGTCTATTTTGAGGCAAAACCTGAGGAATTATATGATGCACTCATGACCGCTGAGCAACATGCCGCCTTTACCGAGGGAGAGGCTAAAATTGATCCTAATCCAGGAGGTCAGTTCACCGTTTACAATGGCTACATCGTAGGCAAAAACATACTCCTTGAGCGAGGTAAAATGATCGTGCAAGAATGGCGGGCTATTGAAGAAAACTGGCCGGATTACCACTTTTCAACGGTTCAGTTTAAAATGGCCTACCTGGATGGAGGAACTTATTTGACCTTTATTCATAAGGGAATTCCCGAAGAATATGTCGAGTCGATTTCAAACGGGTGGGAAGAGTATTATTGGAATCCGTTGAAAGCTTTTTTTGCGGCGTAACGAGAAGAATAGAAATTCATGAGTTTTACTCTTTCAGATTTGCAACTGCCTCATGACGGTAGGGAATAATCTGAAAGTCGGAACTGCGGATTACAAATCCGCGGCTCTTTGCATTCGGATTACAAATCCGAATGAATATGGGGAATAAGGTCTCATGCTCAGTTTGAAATCCGCGACTCAAAACATTCGGATTACAAATCCGAATAAGTGGAAATCAATTCCCCAAAGACCGAAAATTCCTTAAAATCAATACCAGATCTAAATAGCCTCTGTAATCCCGGGCATACATGGCATTGAGGCGTGCTGCTTCATCTGGGTTGGCTTTTTCAAACGATTGAGAAGGAGATATAACCCCTTGGCGAATGGTGGGCAGCTCATGAATATTCTTTCCTGCCGGATCATAGCCTACCCAAGTTTTCTGCCCGAAGAGGGTTCCAAACAGATTTCCGATAAATGCCATTTTTCGCTGAACGAATAGAATACTCAATGGAAGAGTAATCAACCCTGATAAACTGAAGAAAATGTCAATCATCCGCTTGTTTCTGCGGTTTCTGGAACTGGTCACAGAATTGATACTGGATAGGGAATAGAGTTCTCCAGAGGTATTGATCGAGTTACTTCCAATCACAAACAAGCTCTCGGGAGGAGCGATTTTGAACTCCAGATTTTTGTAGTCCAATTGAGACATGTGCTCAATGATGAAAGAAGAACTTAAATCCTCGGCACAAAAAATGACTTCGTCAATGTTGAAGATCGAAATTACCTCGCGGAGCTGCCCCCAGTGTCCCACGAAAAACTCGTCTTCATTGTGCGGTTCCGGAGAAACTCGGGCAACGAAATCGGGCTGAAAGGAGGATCGCTTGAGTAAGTCGATAACCCGTTGAATTTCAGGTTTGTTTCCTACGATAGCAATGCGTTTGTGTTTAACTGCTCCGAGTCTAAAGCCCCACAATCCGGTAAGGTGAAGCAGGTAGCGAAGCACCGTGCCCAATACAAAGACAGATAAACTTCCTCCAATGATGATGGCTCGGCTAAATCGGTAACTCTCGGGCAATAGGGAGTAGAGGATCAGAATGACTCCGGTTCCTGCGGCCGTGCCCAGCAAAAAGCGTTTGACCTGATAGGGTTTATCATATCCTCCGCCAAACAAAATAGCAATGATCCAAACCAGAGTATACACCGGAAAAAACAGCTGATAAAGCTGATCCGGAGTGTCAATACCGGTTAGGTGATTGTGCAGCTGCATCACCCCAAACAAGGCGAGGAGGATGACGAATCCGTCCAAAATAGCAAGGTATCCTTCCCGGATAAAATTGGTGAGTAAGGTGAGAGAGGCTCTAAAATAAATGGCCAGATTGATCAGCGCTCCAAAGAGGCGAGCGTTGTTTTTGGAAAAGTGCTTACTGGCAAAAATGACCATGGCCCGGTAGAACACAAAAACGTAGTTGATACTCGTCTTTTTGGTGCTTTCACCCTTATAATGGATAATTTTCGTTTCCGGGAAATAGTAGTTTTTGTAGCCCGCTTTTTGAATTCGGTAGGAAAGGTCGATGTCTTCACCATACATGAAGAAGGTCTCGTCAAGCAGACCAATCTTGTCTAAAACCGTTTTTCGAAGCAACATAAAAGCCCCGGAAAGCACATCCACTTCGTGAATCTCATTGGGATCCAGAAAACTCAGGTGATACTGCCCAAAGGTTTTGGATTTGGGGAATAACCGGGCCAAACCAAACATTTTGAAAAATGCCACGGGTGGAGTAGGAAGGCCCCTTTTGGATTCGGGAAGAAAACGCCCTTTTCCATCAATCATTTTTACCCCTAATCCACCACAGTCTGGATGATCGTCCATGAATTGAACGACTCGGGTGAAAGTATCTTCTTCCACCAGGGTATCAGGGTTGAGCAACAGGATGTATTCCCCTTTGGCTTCAGCGATTCCCAGGTTGTTTCCTTTGGAAAAACCCAGATTATGCTTGGAGGCAATAAGCCTAACTTCTGGAAATCGATTCTCCACCATTTGAACCGATCCGTCCAGGGAATGATTGTCCACCACAATGATCTCTGTATCCACTTGCCGCGAAGCTTTGAGTGCAGAAACCAAGCATTGTTCCAGAAAATGCCTGACGTTGTAGTTAACAATTATGACCGAAAGTTTTGCCATAGTCCTGATTCGGGACGAAAATACCAAAAAGACAGGCGGTAAAAGGCCGAAGTATGCGGAGATTCTCCGTGAGAGACTTTATTGAGCCTATACGGTCATAGAAAAGAGCTGGGTTTCAGGCTTATTGCGGTGTAGTCTTT is a window encoding:
- a CDS encoding SRPBCC domain-containing protein produces the protein MKTRDLIQEVYFEAKPEELYDALMTAEQHAAFTEGEAKIDPNPGGQFTVYNGYIVGKNILLERGKMIVQEWRAIEENWPDYHFSTVQFKMAYLDGGTYLTFIHKGIPEEYVESISNGWEEYYWNPLKAFFAA
- a CDS encoding glycosyltransferase; the encoded protein is MAKLSVIIVNYNVRHFLEQCLVSALKASRQVDTEIIVVDNHSLDGSVQMVENRFPEVRLIASKHNLGFSKGNNLGIAEAKGEYILLLNPDTLVEEDTFTRVVQFMDDHPDCGGLGVKMIDGKGRFLPESKRGLPTPPVAFFKMFGLARLFPKSKTFGQYHLSFLDPNEIHEVDVLSGAFMLLRKTVLDKIGLLDETFFMYGEDIDLSYRIQKAGYKNYYFPETKIIHYKGESTKKTSINYVFVFYRAMVIFASKHFSKNNARLFGALINLAIYFRASLTLLTNFIREGYLAILDGFVILLALFGVMQLHNHLTGIDTPDQLYQLFFPVYTLVWIIAILFGGGYDKPYQVKRFLLGTAAGTGVILILYSLLPESYRFSRAIIIGGSLSVFVLGTVLRYLLHLTGLWGFRLGAVKHKRIAIVGNKPEIQRVIDLLKRSSFQPDFVARVSPEPHNEDEFFVGHWGQLREVISIFNIDEVIFCAEDLSSSFIIEHMSQLDYKNLEFKIAPPESLFVIGSNSINTSGELYSLSSINSVTSSRNRRNKRMIDIFFSLSGLITLPLSILFVQRKMAFIGNLFGTLFGQKTWVGYDPAGKNIHELPTIRQGVISPSQSFEKANPDEAARLNAMYARDYRGYLDLVLILRNFRSLGN